In Pedobacter heparinus DSM 2366, the following are encoded in one genomic region:
- a CDS encoding ABC transporter permease yields the protein MDLRLYKPYLIKFQSLIALFILCLLISMVSDKFLTLSNGWNVMRQISVNICISVGMTLVVLTAGIDLSVGSVLALCGALTAGLLKNGIAIPEANLFVGFTILGAMLAGILTGTALGTFNGWAITKFKVPAFIATLAMLTIARGLTLLYTKGFPISGLGDDFSYLGTGWFLGIPVPVWISAIVVLAAVVLTTKTRLGRYIYAIGGNENASRLSGINISKVKIIVYAIAGALAAVGGLIVTSRLDSAQPNAGNSYELDSIAAVVIGGTSLSGGKGSIMGTVLGAVIIGVLNNGLVLLNVSPFWQQVVKGAVILLAVIVDKVNSKAE from the coding sequence ATGGACTTAAGATTATACAAACCTTACCTCATAAAATTTCAATCGCTGATCGCATTGTTTATCCTTTGCTTATTGATCAGTATGGTATCCGATAAGTTCCTTACCCTCTCCAACGGCTGGAATGTAATGCGACAGATTTCTGTAAACATCTGCATTTCTGTTGGCATGACCCTGGTGGTTTTAACTGCGGGGATAGACCTTTCTGTTGGCTCTGTATTGGCCCTCTGCGGCGCATTAACTGCAGGCTTGCTTAAAAATGGCATTGCCATACCCGAAGCCAATCTTTTTGTTGGCTTTACCATTTTAGGTGCCATGCTGGCCGGCATACTTACAGGAACAGCCCTGGGTACATTTAATGGCTGGGCCATTACTAAGTTTAAAGTTCCGGCTTTCATTGCCACCCTGGCCATGTTAACCATTGCCAGGGGCCTAACCTTACTGTATACCAAAGGTTTTCCTATCTCTGGCCTGGGCGATGATTTTTCCTATTTAGGTACAGGCTGGTTCCTGGGCATCCCTGTTCCGGTATGGATTTCTGCTATTGTAGTGCTGGCCGCTGTAGTGCTGACCACAAAAACCAGATTAGGAAGATATATTTATGCTATAGGTGGCAACGAAAATGCATCCCGGCTTTCGGGCATCAACATCAGCAAAGTTAAAATAATCGTATACGCCATAGCCGGGGCCCTGGCTGCCGTAGGTGGCCTTATAGTTACTTCCAGACTGGATTCTGCACAACCCAATGCCGGCAACAGTTACGAACTGGACTCAATTGCAGCTGTAGTGATAGGCGGTACTTCCCTGTCAGGGGGCAAGGGCAGCATAATGGGTACAGTACTGGGTGCTGTAATTATAGGTGTGTTAAACAATGGGCTGGTGCTGTTAAATGTTTCGCCTTTCTGGCAGCAGGTAGTAAAGGGTGCCGTTATTTTGCTGGCTGTAATTGTCGACAAGGTCAATTCAAAAGCTGAATAG
- a CDS encoding FGGY family carbohydrate kinase: MGTKYILAIDQGTSSTKTLLFDEQGKVVAKGSAPLKSIFYGEGFVEQDPQEIYQNVLTSMQLCLHDFSTKGGNPDDIQTCGISNQRETFVIWDEQGTPLHNAIVWQCKRSVNICNQLTADGLAEMIKSKTGLIIDPYFSGTKLIWLYQHNEKIKTAIDAGKAYFGTIDTWLLYQLTGGTTYLTDYTNASRTLFFNLATLNWDQELLHTFGLAGLNLPSIQPSSSFFGTSNFNKLLPKGLSITAMIGDSHAAAFGEGCFTAGTAKATLGTGCSILMNIGPEFKSSGSGMISTICWSTEQQVNYALEGVIVSCGSTIEWLKNELGLFSNSAETESMAKAVSNNNDVYLVPAFSGLGAPYWDMSRKAEIKGLTFGANKNHIVRAALESIPYQVKDVVMAMQNDTGIRLDELMVNGGITSNGFVLQFMADLLDKNVSNMGMPDVSALGAAYLAGLKSGLFKNITQLKTLNSNKETLQPSTDKTSINQAYQGWKNAIT; the protein is encoded by the coding sequence ATGGGCACAAAATATATATTGGCCATTGATCAGGGCACCAGCAGTACAAAAACACTGCTGTTTGATGAACAGGGCAAGGTAGTGGCCAAAGGCTCGGCCCCGCTAAAAAGTATTTTTTACGGTGAGGGATTTGTAGAGCAGGACCCGCAAGAAATTTACCAGAATGTGTTGACGTCCATGCAACTGTGTTTACATGATTTCAGCACCAAAGGCGGCAATCCTGATGACATACAAACCTGTGGCATCTCTAACCAAAGGGAAACATTTGTGATCTGGGACGAGCAGGGAACACCCCTGCACAATGCCATTGTATGGCAATGCAAGCGCTCGGTAAACATTTGTAATCAATTAACAGCTGACGGATTGGCTGAAATGATCAAGTCTAAAACCGGCTTAATTATCGATCCCTATTTTTCGGGCACCAAGCTGATCTGGCTGTATCAGCACAACGAAAAAATAAAAACGGCCATCGATGCCGGGAAGGCTTATTTTGGAACGATAGATACCTGGCTGCTGTATCAGCTAACCGGTGGCACAACCTATTTAACCGATTATACCAACGCCTCCAGAACCTTATTTTTCAATCTTGCTACCCTAAACTGGGATCAGGAACTGCTGCATACTTTTGGCTTGGCCGGGCTTAACCTCCCCTCCATTCAACCATCATCCTCCTTTTTTGGTACCAGTAACTTTAACAAGCTCCTGCCAAAAGGATTATCCATTACCGCAATGATCGGCGATTCGCATGCCGCAGCCTTTGGCGAAGGCTGTTTCACAGCCGGAACAGCAAAAGCAACCCTGGGAACAGGATGTTCCATCCTGATGAACATTGGCCCTGAATTTAAATCATCAGGCAGTGGCATGATCAGTACCATCTGCTGGAGCACAGAGCAACAGGTAAATTATGCGCTTGAAGGCGTAATCGTATCCTGTGGTTCTACTATAGAATGGCTTAAAAATGAACTTGGCCTTTTCTCAAACAGCGCAGAAACGGAAAGTATGGCCAAAGCAGTGAGCAACAACAACGACGTTTACCTGGTTCCGGCCTTCAGCGGCCTGGGCGCCCCCTACTGGGATATGAGCCGAAAAGCAGAAATTAAGGGCTTAACTTTTGGTGCCAATAAAAACCATATCGTAAGGGCAGCACTGGAATCTATCCCCTACCAGGTAAAAGACGTGGTTATGGCCATGCAAAACGATACCGGTATCAGATTAGATGAACTGATGGTAAATGGCGGCATAACCAGCAATGGTTTTGTATTGCAGTTCATGGCCGATCTGCTGGACAAAAATGTAAGCAATATGGGGATGCCCGATGTATCTGCATTGGGAGCAGCTTATCTGGCCGGATTAAAATCCGGACTTTTCAAAAACATTACCCAGCTCAAAACATTAAATTCCAATAAGGAAACATTACAGCCATCAACAGATAAGACCAGCATCAACCAGGCTTACCAAGGCTGGAAAAACGCGATAACATGA
- a CDS encoding nucleoside hydrolase-like domain-containing protein — protein MNLKALTSICLFFAASTILTAQQSVPVKPRILISTDIGGTDPDDNQSLTHFLMYSNIFNTEGLISSPSYGNGSKQEILRMIDLYEKDLPKLKKHIKDYPSPDALRKVTKQGRHGAAPYIGYTTATEGSDWIIKCASKKSTQPLWVLVWGGLEDLAQALHDAPEIKSKIKVYWIGGPNKKWSASSYAYIAQNFPDLWFIETNGSYYGFFSDHGVPEKLKGKNYYDNYIQAAGHLGADFKNYYKGEIKMGDTPSLLYMMDGNPADPFKESWGGSFEKLSHSPRIILNHSTTLSDTITVYALLDFQFKGPVIDIPADSACFKMTVKAGIGIQEWDGFYLGNGNYGLKYAAKETEVLSYQISSKIPGFPEQSGQLVVDNIWPGKKRPTDYQLGANWYTDKVDPGLFDGIRQGAKTVLKWRNEAMLDWAKRWEWLR, from the coding sequence ATGAATTTAAAAGCATTGACCTCTATTTGCCTGTTCTTTGCAGCCAGCACTATATTAACGGCCCAGCAATCCGTACCTGTAAAGCCCCGCATCCTCATCAGTACCGATATTGGCGGCACAGATCCGGATGACAACCAATCTTTAACCCATTTTCTGATGTACAGCAATATATTCAATACAGAAGGCCTGATATCCTCTCCTTCCTATGGAAATGGCAGCAAACAGGAAATCCTCAGAATGATTGATTTATATGAAAAGGATTTGCCGAAGCTGAAAAAGCACATTAAAGATTACCCATCGCCAGATGCCTTACGCAAAGTAACCAAACAGGGCAGGCATGGCGCAGCGCCCTATATCGGTTATACCACAGCTACCGAAGGCTCCGACTGGATCATTAAATGTGCCAGCAAGAAAAGCACGCAGCCCTTATGGGTGCTGGTTTGGGGCGGGCTGGAAGACCTGGCCCAGGCCTTGCATGATGCGCCTGAAATAAAAAGTAAAATTAAGGTGTACTGGATTGGTGGCCCCAATAAAAAGTGGAGCGCTTCCAGTTATGCCTATATCGCCCAAAACTTCCCCGATCTTTGGTTTATTGAAACCAATGGCTCTTACTATGGGTTCTTTTCAGATCATGGTGTGCCTGAAAAATTAAAAGGCAAAAATTATTACGACAATTATATTCAGGCCGCCGGGCACCTTGGTGCTGATTTTAAAAATTACTATAAAGGGGAAATTAAAATGGGCGATACACCTTCCCTGCTCTATATGATGGATGGAAACCCTGCCGATCCGTTTAAAGAAAGCTGGGGCGGAAGCTTCGAAAAACTGAGCCACAGCCCCAGGATTATATTGAACCACAGCACCACACTGTCCGATACAATAACCGTATATGCATTGCTCGACTTTCAGTTTAAAGGGCCGGTAATTGATATCCCGGCCGATTCAGCTTGCTTCAAAATGACAGTCAAAGCCGGAATCGGCATTCAGGAATGGGATGGCTTTTACCTGGGCAATGGCAACTACGGACTTAAATATGCCGCTAAAGAAACTGAAGTACTCAGTTATCAGATCAGTTCAAAAATACCCGGCTTTCCGGAACAAAGCGGACAGTTGGTAGTGGATAACATCTGGCCCGGCAAAAAACGTCCTACAGATTATCAATTGGGGGCAAACTGGTATACGGACAAGGTAGATCCAGGACTTTTCGACGGGATAAGACAGGGTGCAAAAACAGTTCTGAAATGGAGAAATGAGGCAATGCTGGATTGGGCAAAGCGCTGGGAATGGCTGCGATAA
- a CDS encoding VOC family protein, with the protein MNQNIICWFEIYVKDIERAKKFYSAVIGTKFRDSAGPGNSPAGMKMAFFSPIENQGVSGALIEMAGTKEGDGHCVNTMVYFPCQDCSVEEARIKAAGGMVSQSKFSIGEYGFCSICVDTEGNPFGLFSME; encoded by the coding sequence ATGAACCAAAACATCATCTGCTGGTTTGAAATCTATGTAAAGGATATTGAACGTGCAAAAAAATTCTACAGCGCTGTTATAGGAACAAAATTCAGGGATAGTGCCGGACCAGGCAATTCACCTGCGGGCATGAAAATGGCTTTCTTCTCCCCTATAGAAAATCAGGGTGTATCCGGGGCCTTAATAGAAATGGCTGGCACCAAAGAAGGCGACGGGCATTGTGTAAACACGATGGTCTATTTTCCTTGCCAGGATTGCAGTGTAGAAGAAGCCCGGATCAAAGCCGCTGGCGGAATGGTGAGCCAGTCCAAATTTTCTATCGGTGAATATGGGTTTTGCTCTATTTGCGTAGATACTGAAGGAAACCCTTTTGGATTGTTTTCTATGGAGTAA